One genomic window of Eleginops maclovinus isolate JMC-PN-2008 ecotype Puerto Natales chromosome 12, JC_Emac_rtc_rv5, whole genome shotgun sequence includes the following:
- the LOC134873836 gene encoding solute carrier family 12 member 2-like, translating into MSGQKPSLKSGGSPQSRFQVDTVTEAATTPASTDASKPEESKGRFRVVGFLDAGALGSAMDIGLPPDVFHEPDTARSDSVSLHSTGTGHTHISDSHSNTYYMRTFGHNTIDAVPNIDFYRQTAAPFGEKWGRPSLSELHDELDKDPFEDGLANGEEPSAAEEAAAALAAKNAKGGTIKFGWVKGVLIRCMLNIWGVMLFIRMTWIVGHAGIGLTIAIILMATVVTTITGLSTSAIATNGFVRGGGAYYLISRSLGPEFGGSIGLIFAFANAVAVAMYVVGFAETVVEMLNDVDALMTDELNDIRIVGTLTVILLLGISVAGMEWEAKAQIVLLVILLAAIVNYFIGSFMSMESKDPKGFFGYNSAILFENFGPDFRDEETFFSVFAIFFPAATGILAGANISGDLTDPQSAIPKGTLLAILITGVTYIAVAISAGSCIVRDATGDQNDTVSDTVNCTDAACTLGYDFSICKEGGCQYGLMNDFQVMSLVSGFGPLISAGIFSATLSSALASLVSAPKVFQALCKDNIYPGLGVFAKGYGKNNEPLRGYVLTFCIGLAFILIAELNIIAPIISNFFLASYALINFSVFHASLANSPGWRPSFKYYNMWVSLAGAVLCVVVMFVINWWAALVTLLIVLALYIYVSYHKPDVNWGSSTQALIYNQALTHCMNLTGVEDHVKNFRPQCLVMTGYPNSRPAMIQLVNSFTKNVGLMVCAHVRTVTRRPNLKELSQEHVRCQRWLNKKRIKAFYTHVFADNLRHGAQFLMQAVGLGRLKPNTLVMGFKNNWSDGDMRDVEIYINTIHDAFDLQFGVAILRLQDGLDISHIPGQDELVSSHEKPPVESKEMVVTVNLSKDPESDCPSKNTSNQSSPLITIETKSPLSLTDQRLLETSQQFKKKQGKGTIDVWWLFDDGGLTLLIPFLLTNRSKWGDCRIRVFIGGKINRIDHDRRAMATLLSRFRIDFSDIHVLGDINTKPKKHSKLSFKELIEPYRLKEDDMEQEVAERLKAQEPWRITDNELELYRAKSNRQIRLNELLKEHSSMAKLIVMSMPLARKGTVSSALYMCWLETLSKELPPLLLVRGNHQSVLTFYS; encoded by the exons ATGTCAGGACAGAAGCCGTCCTTGAAGAGCGGCGGCTCTCCTCAGAGCCGCTTCCAGGTGGATACGGTGACAGAAGCAGCAACCACCCCGGCCTCCACAGATGCATCCAAGCCAGAGGAGTCCAAAGGCCGGTTCAGAGTGGTGGGCTTCCTGGATGCAGGTGCCCTGGGCAGCGCCATGGACATCGGACTACCACCGGATGTCTTCCACGAGCCGGACACGGCACGGAGCGACTCGGTCAGCCTCCATTCAACGGGCACGGGACATACACACATCTCTGACTCCCACTCCAACACCTACTACATGAGGACCTTTGGACACAACACCATAGACGCTGTGCCCAACATCGACTTCTACCGGCAGACCGCTGCACCTTTTGGGGAGAAGTGGGGCAGACCGTCGCTGTCGGAGCTGCACGATGAACTcgataaa GATCCATTTGAAGATGGTCTGGCCAATGGAGAGGAGCCTTCAGCGGCTGAAGAGGCGGCGGCAGCGTTGGCGGCAAAGAATGCAAAAGGAGGAACTATCAAGTTTGGTTGGGTCAAAGGAGTACTG ATCCGCTGCATGCTGAATATCTGGGGTGTGATGCTTTTTATCCGAATGACCTGGATTGTTGGCCATGCTGGAATCG GTCTGACCATTGCGATTATTCTGATGGCCACTGTGGTCACCACCATCACCGGTCTGTCCACCTCTGCTATCGCAACCAACGGCTTTGTAAGAGGAG GCGGAGCATACTACCTGATCTCCAGGAGCCTGGGACCGGAGTTCGGAGGGTCCATCGGTCTCATCTTTGCTTTTGCCAACGCCGTGGCTGTGGCAATGTACGTCGTAGGCTTTGCAGAGACAGTCGTTGAGATGCTTAAT GATGTCGATGCTTTGATGACTGATGAGCTAAATGACATTCGGATCGTTGGGACTCTGACTGTCATCCTGCTGCTGGGAATCTCTGTAGCAGGGATGGAGTGGGAAGCCAAG GCTCAGATTGTCCTCCTGGTGATCCTTCTGGCAGCCATCGTAAACTACTTCATAGGAAGCTTCATGTCAATGGAGAGCAAAGACCCCAAAGGATTCTTTGGCTACAATT CTGCTATCCTTTTTGAGAACTTTGGTCCAGACTTTAGAGATGAGGAGACATTCTTCTCGGTGTTCGCCATTTTCTTCCCTGCGGCCACTGGGATCCTGGCTGGAGCCAACATCTCCGGAGACCTCACA GATCCCCAGTCGGCGATCCCTAAAGGTACTCTGCTGGCCATTCTCATCACAGGAGTCACATACATTGCCGTTGCCATCTCTGCAG GTTCCTGCATTGTCAGGGATGCCACTGGCGATCAAAACGACACGGTGAGCGACACGGTGAACTGCACCGACGCCGCTTGCACGCTGGGCTACGACTTCTCCATCTGCAAAGAGGGAGGCTGTCAGTACGGCCTGATGAACGACTTCCAG gtcaTGAGTCTGGTGTCGGGCTTCGGTCCTCTGATCTCCGCAGGGATTTTTTCAGCTACTCTGTCCTCGGCTCTGGCCTCACTGGTCAGCGCGCCTAAAGTCTTCCAG GCGCTATGTAAGGACAACATCTATCCAGGGCTTGGGGTGTTTGCGAAAGGTTATGGGAAGAACAACGAGCCTCTCCGTGGTTACGTCCTGACCTTCTGCATCGGCCTCGCCTTCATCCTCATTG CGGAGTTGAACATCATCGCTCCCATCATCTCGAACTTCTTCCTGGCGTCGTACGCTCTCATTAACTTCTCCGTCTTCCACGCCTCCCTGGCCAACTCTCCAG GGTGGCGTCCGAGTTTCAAGTACTACAACATGTGGGTGTCTCTGGCCGGGGCAGTCCTGTGCGTTGTGGTCATGTTCGTCATCAACTGGTGGGCAGCTCTGGTCACTCTGCTCATAGTCCTCGCTCTATACATCTATGTCAGCTACCACAAACCTG aTGTGAACTGGGGTTCATCCACCCAGGCTCTGATCTACAACCAAGCTCTGACTCACTGTATGAACCTCACTGGAGTCGAAGACCACGTTAAAaacttcag GCCGCAGTGTCTGGTGATGACTGGGTATCCAAACTCTCGTCCTGCTATGATTCAACTGGTGAATTCTTTCACCAAGAACGTCGGCCTCATGGTCTGCGCTCACGTCAGGACC GTGACCCGCCGGCCAAACTTGAAGGAGTTATCTCAGGAACATGTCCGATGTCAGCGCTGGCTCAATAAAAAACGTATCAAGGCTTTTTACACACATGTGTTCGCTGACAACCTGAGACACGGGGCGCAATTCCTCATGCAG GCAGTTGGTTTGGGTCGCCTGAAGCCCAACACTTTGGTAATGGGTTTCAAAAACAACTGGAGTGATGGAGACATGAGAGATGTGGAGATTTACATCAACACCATACA CGATGCCTTTGACCTGCAGTTCGGAGTGGCGATCCTTCGGCTACAGGACGGACTGGATATCTCTCACATCCCGGGCCAAG ACGAGCTGGTGTCATCCCATGAGAAGCCACCTGTTGAAAGTAAGGAGATGGTGGTTACCGTCAATCTCTCTAAAGACCCAGAATCCGACTGTCCTTCAAAGAACACCAGCAACCAGAGCAGCCCACTCATCACGATAG AGACCAAGTCTCCTCTGAGCCTGACCGACCAGCGTCTGCTGGAGACCAGCCAGCAGTTTAAGAAGAAACAGGGCAAAGGAACCATAGATGTCTGGTGGTTGTTTGATGATGGAG GTCTGACTCTGCTGATTCCCTTCCTGCTGACCAATAGGAGCAAGTGGGGTGACTGCAGGATTCGCGTCTTCATCGGCGGGAAAATCAACCGCATCGACCACGACCGCAGAGC catGGCCACATTGCTCAGCAGGTTCAGGATCGACTTCTCTGACATCCATGTCCTCGGAGACATCAACACCAAGCCCAAAAAACACAG TAAGCTGAGTTTCAAGGAGCTGATTGAGCCGTACAGGCTGAAGGAAGACGACATGGAGCAGGAAGTTGCAGAGCGGCTGAAGGCCCAGGAGCCCTGGAGGATCACTGACAACGAGCTGGAGCTCTACAGGGCAAAG AGCAACCGCCAGATCCGACTGAACGAGCTGCTGAAGGAACACTCCAGCATGGCAAAGCTCATCGTCAT GAGCATGCCTCTGGCCAGGAAGGGCACGGTGTCGAGCGCCCTCTACATGTGCTGGCTGGAAACTCTGTCTAAAGAACTACCGCCTCTGCTGCTGGTGCGAGGAAACCACCAGAGTGTCCTCACATTTTACTCTTAA